A window from Erythrolamprus reginae isolate rEryReg1 chromosome 9, rEryReg1.hap1, whole genome shotgun sequence encodes these proteins:
- the LOC139172307 gene encoding actin-related protein 2/3 complex subunit 1A — protein MSLHQFLLEPITCHAWNRDRTQIAISPNNHEVHIYKKNGNQWVKAHELKEHNGHITGIDWAPKSDRIVTCGADRNAYVWSQKDGVWKPTLVILRINRAATFVKWSPLENKFAVGSGARLISVCYFESENDWWVSKHIKKPIRSTVLSLDWHPNNVLLAAGSCDFKCRVFSAYIKEVDEKPASTPWGSKMPFGQLMAEFGGTGTGGWVHCVSFSASGNRLAWVSHDSTVSVADASKNMMLSQLKTEFLPLLSVSFVSENSMVAAGHDCCPMLFNCDDRGALNFVSKLDIPKQSIQRNVSAMERFRNMDKRATTEDRHATLDTLHQNSITQVSIYEVDKQDCRKFCTTGIDGAMTIWDFKTLESSIQGLRIM, from the exons AGATTGCCATTAGCCCGAACAACCACGAAGTTCACATTTATAAGAAGAATGGGAACCAGTGGGTGAAAGCTCATGAACTGAAGGAACACAATGGACATATCACTG GCATCGACTGGGCCCCCAAGAGCGACCGCATTGTGACCTGCGGGGCTGACCGCAACGCTTACGTCTGGAGCCAGAAGGACGGCGTTTGGAAGCCGACTTTGGTCATCCTCCGGATCAACCGGGCAGCCACCTTCGTTAAATGGTCCCCTCTGGAGAACAAATTTGCAGTCGGAAGCGGCGCTCGGCTTATCTCCGTCTGCTACTTTGAGTCCGAAAACGACTG GTGGGTGAGCAAGCATATCAAGAAGCCCATCCGTTCCACCGTCCTCAGTCTAGATTGGCACCCAAATAACGTCTTGCTGGCAGCCGGATCCTGTGATTTCAAATGCAG GGTGTTTTCAGCCTACATTAAGGAAGTGGACGAGAAACCAGCCAGCACGCCTTGGGGCTCCAAAATGCCCTTTGGGCAGCTGATGGCTGAATTCGGAGGCACCGGGACCGGGGGTTGGGTCCACTGTGTCAGTTTTTCTGCCAGCGGCAATCGTCTCGCCTGGGTCAGCCATGACAGCACTGTATCCGTTGCAGACGCCTCGAAAAACATGAT GCTCTCTCAACTGAAAACCGAGTTTCTCCCCTTGCTGAGCGTCTCCTTCGTCTCGGAGAACAGCATGGTGGCTGCT GGCCATGATTGCTGCCCGATGCTTTTCAACTGTGACGACCGCGGAGCCCTCAACTTCGTCTCGAAGCTTGACATTCCTAAGCAGAGCATTCAGCGCAACGTTTCGGCCATGGAACGTTTCCGCAACATGGACAAGAGAGCCACTACGGAAGACCGCCATGCTACACTGGACACGCTGCATCAGAACAGCATCAC TCAAGTGTCTATTTATGAAGTGGACAAGCAAGATTGTCGCAAATTTTGCACCACTGGTATTGACGGAGCAATGACCATCTGGGACTTCAAG ACCTTGGAGTCCTCCATCCAGGGGCTACGGATAATGTAG